Proteins encoded in a region of the Pantoea agglomerans genome:
- the malG gene encoding maltose ABC transporter permease MalG — translation MAMVQPKSQKLRLLLTHLLLLAFIAAILFPLLMVVAISLRAGNFATGSLIPEQISWEHWRLALGFSVTHADGRVTPPPFPVLLWLWNSVKIAGISALGIVALSTTCAYAFARMRFAGRASLLKGMLIFQMFPAVLSLVALYALFDRLGQYLPFLGLNTHGGVIFAYLGGIALHVWTIKGYFETIDGSLEEAAALDGATPWQAFRLVLLPLSVPILAVVFILAFIAAVTEVPVASLLLRDVNSYTLAVGMQQYLNPQNYLWGDFAAAAVLSAIPITLVFLLAQRWLVSGLTAGGVKG, via the coding sequence ATGGCTATGGTACAACCTAAATCGCAGAAGCTGCGTCTGCTGCTGACCCATCTGCTGCTGCTGGCGTTTATCGCCGCGATTCTTTTCCCGCTGCTGATGGTGGTGGCGATCTCGCTGCGCGCGGGCAACTTCGCCACCGGCAGCCTGATCCCGGAGCAGATCTCCTGGGAGCACTGGCGGCTGGCGCTGGGCTTCAGCGTGACCCATGCCGATGGCCGCGTCACGCCGCCGCCGTTCCCGGTGCTGCTGTGGCTGTGGAACTCGGTGAAGATCGCCGGCATCAGCGCGCTCGGCATAGTGGCGCTTTCCACCACCTGCGCCTATGCTTTTGCTCGCATGCGCTTCGCCGGACGCGCCAGCCTGTTGAAAGGGATGCTGATTTTTCAGATGTTCCCGGCTGTGCTTTCGCTGGTGGCGCTTTATGCTTTATTCGATCGGCTGGGGCAGTATCTGCCTTTCCTGGGGTTGAATACGCACGGCGGCGTGATTTTCGCCTACCTGGGCGGTATCGCGCTGCACGTCTGGACGATTAAAGGCTATTTCGAAACCATCGACGGCTCGCTTGAAGAGGCGGCCGCGCTGGACGGCGCGACGCCGTGGCAGGCGTTCCGACTGGTGCTCTTGCCGCTGTCGGTGCCGATCCTGGCGGTGGTGTTTATTCTGGCGTTTATCGCCGCGGTAACGGAAGTGCCGGTCGCTTCGCTGCTGCTGCGGGACGTCAACAGCTATACCCTGGCGGTGGGGATGCAGCAGTATCTCAACCCGCAGAACTATCTGTGGGGCGACTTCGCCGCCGCCGCCGTGCTCTCCGCCATCCCGATCACGCTGGTGTTTCTGCTGGCGCAGCGCTGGCTGGTCAGCGGCCTGACGGCGGGCGGCGTTAAGGGCTAA
- the malF gene encoding maltose ABC transporter permease MalF: MSGKPKTGGAGQLLKRVLVGICCLLVGYLLVLMYAQGEYLFALLTLIVSAAGIWIYANRRAYAWRYVYPGLAGMALFVLFPLACTVAIAFTNYSSTNQLTQARAQQVLLSRQYQDGAGMNFALYPAGDRWQLVLSADSESYVSPPFAFGGEQQLSMTPAAPPAGQRATLKVVTGNRQALSQLRARLPDGRELVMSSLRQFSGTRPLYQLTADQRLKNQQSGEIYQANDQTGFFQRVNADGSWGSEQLSPGFTVGAGWKNFVRVFTDEGIQKPFLAIFGWTLLFSLLTVALTVAVGMVLACLVQWEALKGKAIYRVMLILPYAVPAFISILIFKGLFNQSFGEINVLLNALFGLQPAWFSDPLLARAMLVIVNTWLGYPYMMILCMGLLKAIPDDLYEASAMDGAGPMQNFFLITLPLLLKPLMPLMIASFAFNFNNFVLVQLLTNGGPDRLGTTTPAGYTDLLVNYTWRIAFEGGGGQDFGLAAAIATLIFLLVGALAVINLKAVRMKFD; this comes from the coding sequence ATGTCAGGAAAACCGAAAACAGGAGGCGCGGGCCAGCTGCTGAAGCGCGTTCTCGTCGGGATCTGCTGTCTGCTGGTCGGCTACCTTCTGGTGCTGATGTATGCGCAGGGCGAATATCTGTTTGCGCTGCTGACGCTGATCGTCAGCGCGGCGGGCATCTGGATCTACGCTAACCGGCGCGCCTACGCCTGGCGCTATGTTTATCCCGGTCTCGCCGGGATGGCGCTGTTTGTGCTCTTTCCCCTCGCCTGTACCGTGGCGATCGCCTTTACCAACTACAGCAGCACCAACCAGCTCACCCAGGCGCGCGCGCAGCAGGTGTTGCTGAGCCGTCAGTATCAGGACGGCGCGGGAATGAACTTCGCGCTCTATCCTGCGGGCGATCGCTGGCAGCTGGTGCTCTCCGCCGACAGCGAGAGCTATGTCTCGCCGCCGTTCGCTTTTGGCGGCGAACAGCAGCTCAGCATGACCCCTGCCGCGCCGCCGGCGGGCCAGCGCGCGACGCTGAAGGTCGTCACCGGCAACCGGCAGGCGCTCAGTCAACTCCGCGCCAGGCTGCCGGACGGCCGCGAACTGGTGATGAGTTCGCTGCGACAGTTCTCCGGCACGCGGCCGCTCTATCAGCTCACCGCCGACCAGCGGCTGAAAAATCAGCAGAGCGGCGAGATCTATCAGGCGAACGATCAAACTGGCTTCTTTCAGCGCGTCAACGCCGACGGCAGCTGGGGCAGCGAGCAGCTCAGCCCGGGCTTTACGGTTGGCGCAGGCTGGAAGAACTTTGTGCGCGTCTTTACCGACGAAGGCATCCAGAAGCCCTTCCTGGCGATTTTCGGCTGGACGCTGCTCTTCTCCCTGCTGACCGTGGCGCTGACCGTCGCCGTCGGTATGGTGCTCGCCTGTCTGGTGCAGTGGGAGGCGCTGAAAGGCAAAGCGATTTATCGCGTGATGCTGATCCTGCCCTACGCCGTACCGGCCTTTATTTCGATACTGATTTTCAAGGGGCTGTTTAACCAGAGCTTCGGCGAGATCAACGTGCTGCTCAACGCCCTGTTCGGCCTGCAGCCCGCCTGGTTCAGCGACCCGCTGCTGGCGCGCGCCATGCTGGTTATCGTCAATACCTGGCTGGGCTATCCCTATATGATGATCCTCTGCATGGGGCTGCTGAAGGCGATTCCGGACGATCTCTACGAAGCCTCGGCGATGGATGGCGCGGGGCCGATGCAGAATTTCTTTCTGATTACCCTGCCGCTGCTGCTGAAGCCGCTGATGCCGCTGATGATCGCCAGCTTCGCCTTTAATTTTAACAACTTCGTGCTGGTGCAGCTGCTGACCAACGGCGGCCCCGATCGCCTTGGCACCACCACGCCGGCGGGCTATACCGATCTGCTGGTGAACTATACGTGGCGCATCGCCTTCGAGGGGGGCGGCGGACAGGACTTTGGTCTGGCGGCGGCGATCGCCACCCTGATCTTCCTGCTGGTGGGCGCGCTGGCGGTGATTAACCTGAAAGCCGTGCGGATGAAGTTCGACTAA
- the malE gene encoding maltose/maltodextrin ABC transporter substrate-binding protein MalE: MTMKTGARIFALSALTAMLFSASAIAKIEEGKLVIWINGDKGYNGLAEVGKKFEQDTGIKVTVEHPDKMEEKYPQVAATGDGPDIIFWAHDRFGGYAQSGLLAEISPDKSFQEKLFPFTWDAVRFNGKLIGYPVSVESLSLIYNKDLLPDPPKSWEEMAAVDKQLRAKGKSAIMFNLQEPYFTWPLLAAGGAYAFKKSDSGYDVKDTGVDNAGAKAGMQFLVNQVKAKTLNADTDYSIAEAAFNKGQTAMTINGPWAWSNIDKSGINYGVTLLPTLNGKPSKTFVGVLSAGINAASPNKELAKEFLENYLLTDAGLDAVNKDKPLGAVTLKSFQQALEKDERIAATMNNARSGDIMPNIPQMAAFWYAMRTATLNALSGRQSVDAALKDAQARLNK; encoded by the coding sequence ATGACAATGAAAACCGGCGCACGCATTTTTGCCCTTTCCGCCCTTACGGCCATGCTGTTTTCGGCCTCGGCAATCGCGAAGATCGAAGAGGGAAAACTGGTTATCTGGATCAACGGCGATAAAGGCTATAACGGGCTGGCCGAAGTGGGTAAGAAGTTCGAGCAGGATACCGGCATTAAAGTCACGGTCGAGCATCCGGATAAAATGGAAGAGAAATATCCGCAGGTGGCCGCCACCGGCGACGGCCCGGACATTATCTTCTGGGCGCACGACCGCTTCGGCGGCTATGCCCAGTCGGGGCTGCTGGCGGAGATCTCGCCGGATAAAAGCTTCCAGGAGAAGCTCTTTCCTTTTACCTGGGACGCGGTGCGCTTTAACGGCAAGCTGATCGGCTACCCGGTGTCGGTGGAATCGCTGTCGCTGATCTACAACAAAGATCTGCTGCCTGACCCGCCGAAAAGCTGGGAAGAGATGGCGGCCGTCGACAAACAGCTGCGCGCCAAAGGCAAGAGCGCCATTATGTTCAACCTGCAGGAACCCTACTTCACCTGGCCGCTGCTGGCTGCAGGCGGCGCTTACGCCTTTAAAAAGAGCGACAGCGGCTACGACGTCAAAGATACCGGCGTAGATAACGCCGGCGCGAAAGCGGGCATGCAGTTCCTGGTCAATCAGGTTAAAGCCAAAACCCTCAACGCCGACACCGACTACTCCATCGCCGAAGCGGCGTTCAATAAAGGCCAGACCGCGATGACCATCAACGGTCCCTGGGCCTGGAGCAATATCGACAAGAGCGGCATCAACTACGGCGTCACGCTGCTGCCGACCCTGAACGGCAAACCGTCGAAAACCTTTGTCGGCGTGCTGAGCGCGGGCATCAACGCCGCCAGCCCGAATAAAGAGCTGGCGAAAGAGTTCCTTGAGAACTACCTGCTGACCGATGCCGGTCTGGACGCGGTGAATAAAGACAAACCGCTGGGCGCAGTCACGCTGAAGTCGTTCCAGCAGGCGCTGGAAAAAGACGAGCGCATCGCCGCTACCATGAACAACGCGCGCAGCGGCGACATCATGCCGAATATCCCGCAGATGGCGGCCTTCTGGTATGCGATGCGCACCGCCACGCTTAACGCCCTGAGCGGACGTCAGAGCGTCGATGCCGCGCTGAAAGATGCGCAGGCGCGCCTGAACAAGTAA
- the malK gene encoding maltose/maltodextrin ABC transporter ATP-binding protein MalK has product MASVALRNVTKAWGDTLVSKDINLEIGEGEFVVFVGPSGCGKSTLLRMIAGLETITRGELLIGGQRMNEVPPAERGIGMVFQSYALYPHLSVAENMSFGLKLAGVRRDEIQHRVNQVAEVLQLAHLLDRRPKALSGGQRQRVAIGRTLVAEPRVFLLDEPLSNLDAALRVQMRIEISRLHKRLKRTMIYVTHDQIEAMTLADKIVVLDAGRIAQVGRPLELYHYPANRFVAGFIGSPRMNFLPVKVTATAIDQVQVRLPNDQRIWLPVESAGVQVGSNMSLGIRPEHLLSSDIADVTLEGEVQVVEQLGNETQIHIQIPAIRQNLVYRQEDVVLVEEGALMGIGLPPERCHLFREDGSACRRLHQEPGV; this is encoded by the coding sequence ATGGCGAGCGTCGCGTTACGCAATGTCACCAAGGCCTGGGGCGACACCCTGGTCTCGAAGGACATCAATCTGGAAATCGGCGAAGGAGAGTTTGTGGTGTTCGTCGGCCCGTCGGGCTGCGGCAAATCCACGCTGCTGCGCATGATCGCCGGTCTGGAGACCATTACCCGCGGCGAGCTGCTGATCGGCGGCCAGCGAATGAACGAGGTGCCGCCCGCCGAGCGCGGCATCGGCATGGTGTTTCAGTCCTATGCCCTCTATCCGCACCTGTCGGTGGCGGAAAATATGTCTTTCGGCCTGAAGCTGGCGGGCGTCAGGCGTGACGAGATCCAGCATCGCGTTAATCAGGTGGCGGAAGTGCTGCAGCTGGCGCATCTGCTCGACCGTCGGCCCAAAGCGCTCTCCGGCGGTCAGCGCCAGCGCGTGGCGATCGGCCGTACGCTGGTCGCCGAGCCGCGCGTCTTTTTACTCGACGAGCCGCTCTCCAACCTGGACGCCGCGCTGCGCGTGCAGATGCGCATCGAGATTTCGCGCCTGCACAAGCGCCTGAAGCGCACCATGATTTACGTCACCCACGATCAGATCGAGGCGATGACCCTGGCGGACAAGATCGTGGTGCTGGATGCCGGGCGCATCGCCCAGGTCGGCAGGCCGCTGGAGCTCTATCACTATCCCGCTAACCGCTTCGTCGCCGGATTTATCGGCTCGCCGCGCATGAATTTCCTGCCCGTCAAAGTGACCGCCACCGCTATCGATCAGGTGCAGGTCCGCCTGCCTAACGATCAGCGCATCTGGCTACCGGTCGAGAGCGCAGGCGTCCAGGTGGGCAGCAATATGTCGTTAGGCATCCGACCTGAACACCTGCTCTCCAGCGATATCGCCGACGTCACGCTCGAGGGCGAGGTGCAGGTGGTCGAGCAGCTCGGCAACGAAACGCAAATCCATATCCAGATCCCCGCTATCCGTCAAAACCTGGTTTACCGCCAGGAGGACGTCGTGCTGGTAGAAGAGGGCGCCCTGATGGGCATTGGCCTGCCACCGGAGCGCTGTCACCTGTTCCGCGAGGACGGGAGCGCCTGTCGCAGGCTGCATCAGGAGCCTGGTGTTTAG
- a CDS encoding maltoporin, giving the protein MITLRKLPVAIAIAAGTISASSMAVDFTGYARSGIGWTGSGGEQQCFQATGAQSKYRLGNECETYAELKLGQEVWKEGDKSFYFDTNVAYSVAQQNDWEATSPAFREANVKGKNLIDALPGSTIWAGKRFYQRHDVHMIDFYYWDISGPGAGLEDVDLGFGKLSFAATRSSEAGGSYTFSSDRIRDYATSTANDVFDVRLAGLETNPDGVLELGVDYGRANARDGYRIEDGASKDGWMFTAEHTQSMLKGYNKFVLQYATDALTSQGKGLPQGTNINNNGSMYRVLDHGAISLADRWDLMYVAMYQNTDLDNNRGTEWYTVGVRPMYKWTPIMSTLLEVGYDNVKSQQVSERNGQYKITLAQQWQAGDSIWSRPALRLFATYAKWDEKWGYSKDASGDLTSLASADSTGNGLFTNSRGDNDEWSFGAQMEIWW; this is encoded by the coding sequence ATGATAACTCTGCGCAAACTTCCCGTCGCTATCGCCATCGCGGCGGGCACGATCTCTGCCTCGTCGATGGCGGTCGACTTTACCGGCTACGCCCGTTCCGGCATCGGCTGGACCGGCAGCGGCGGCGAACAGCAGTGCTTTCAGGCTACCGGCGCGCAAAGCAAATACCGTCTGGGCAACGAATGCGAAACCTACGCCGAACTGAAGCTGGGCCAGGAAGTGTGGAAAGAGGGCGACAAAAGCTTCTACTTCGACACCAACGTCGCCTATTCAGTGGCGCAACAGAATGACTGGGAGGCGACATCCCCCGCCTTCCGCGAGGCGAACGTCAAAGGCAAAAACCTGATCGACGCCCTGCCGGGCTCCACTATCTGGGCCGGTAAGCGCTTCTACCAGCGTCACGACGTGCATATGATCGACTTCTACTACTGGGATATCTCCGGCCCGGGCGCCGGTCTGGAAGATGTGGATCTCGGCTTCGGCAAGCTCTCTTTCGCGGCGACGCGCTCCTCAGAGGCGGGCGGCTCCTATACCTTCTCCAGCGATCGCATCCGCGATTACGCCACCAGCACCGCCAACGACGTCTTCGACGTGCGCCTGGCCGGACTGGAAACCAACCCGGACGGCGTGCTGGAGCTGGGTGTCGATTATGGCCGCGCCAACGCGCGCGACGGCTACCGTATCGAAGACGGCGCGTCGAAAGATGGCTGGATGTTCACGGCGGAGCATACCCAGAGCATGCTCAAAGGCTACAACAAATTCGTGCTGCAGTACGCCACCGATGCGCTCACCTCGCAGGGCAAAGGGCTGCCGCAGGGCACCAACATCAACAACAACGGCAGCATGTACCGCGTCCTCGATCACGGCGCCATCTCGCTCGCCGATCGCTGGGACCTGATGTACGTGGCGATGTACCAGAACACCGATCTGGACAACAACCGCGGCACCGAGTGGTACACCGTCGGCGTGCGCCCGATGTACAAATGGACGCCGATCATGAGCACCCTGCTGGAAGTGGGCTACGACAACGTGAAGTCGCAGCAGGTCAGCGAACGCAACGGCCAGTACAAAATCACCCTCGCTCAGCAGTGGCAGGCGGGCGACAGCATCTGGTCGCGCCCGGCGCTGCGCCTGTTCGCTACCTATGCCAAATGGGATGAGAAGTGGGGCTACAGCAAAGATGCCTCCGGCGATCTGACCTCGCTGGCTTCCGCAGACAGCACCGGCAACGGGCTCTTCACCAACAGCCGCGGCGACAACGATGAGTGGAGCTTCGGCGCGCAGATGGAAATCTGGTGGTAA
- the malM gene encoding maltose operon protein MalM: protein MKKKTLTALCLSAALLTSLALPAHAEINLVPQDLSAAPTIPTASLQRLSWQPVDTSRPQSISLSQSGTQLDVSGITGPVAAFSLPASQGELTVTLSSEVAHNQVFAPNVLVLDENLRPAAWFPSRFFTYQQPGVMSADRLEGVMKLTPALGQQKIYLLVFTTAQDLGQTTTLVDPAKAYARGTGHAVPDIPDPVARHGVDGKIKLKVSTSSASSILVGPLFGSSGPAPVTVGSTQPVAQAAARTAPAAPSAPLVEDTESYFNQSIRQAVDQGNIDKALKLLDEAERLGSTSARKTFISSVKGKG from the coding sequence ATGAAAAAGAAAACGCTTACCGCACTCTGTCTGAGCGCCGCGCTGCTGACGAGCCTCGCACTGCCAGCGCATGCTGAAATTAACCTGGTGCCGCAGGATCTCTCCGCCGCGCCGACGATCCCGACCGCGAGCCTGCAGCGACTGAGCTGGCAGCCCGTCGACACCTCGCGCCCGCAGAGCATCTCGCTGTCGCAGAGCGGCACGCAGCTTGACGTCAGCGGCATCACCGGTCCTGTCGCCGCGTTTAGCCTGCCTGCCAGCCAGGGCGAGCTGACGGTGACGCTGAGCAGCGAAGTGGCGCACAATCAGGTATTCGCCCCCAATGTGCTGGTGCTCGACGAGAATCTGCGTCCCGCCGCCTGGTTCCCGAGCCGCTTTTTTACCTATCAACAGCCGGGCGTGATGAGCGCCGACCGCCTGGAAGGGGTGATGAAGCTGACGCCGGCGCTGGGCCAGCAAAAAATCTATCTGCTGGTATTCACTACCGCGCAGGATCTCGGCCAGACCACCACGCTGGTGGATCCGGCGAAAGCCTACGCCAGAGGCACCGGCCATGCGGTGCCCGATATTCCCGATCCGGTCGCGCGTCACGGCGTGGACGGCAAAATAAAGCTGAAAGTCTCCACCAGCTCCGCCTCCTCGATTCTGGTCGGCCCGCTGTTCGGCTCCTCAGGTCCGGCGCCGGTTACGGTCGGCAGCACCCAGCCGGTTGCGCAGGCGGCGGCACGCACCGCGCCCGCCGCGCCGTCGGCGCCGCTGGTGGAGGATACCGAAAGTTACTTTAATCAGAGCATCCGTCAGGCGGTGGATCAGGGCAATATCGATAAAGCCCTCAAGCTGCTGGACGAGGCGGAACGCCTGGGTTCGACGTCGGCGCGCAAAACCTTTATCAGCAGTGTTAAAGGCAAGGGGTGA
- the vapB gene encoding type II toxin-antitoxin system VapB family antitoxin, with amino-acid sequence MRTVSIFKNGNNRAIRLPRDLDFDGVNELEIIREGDSLILRPVKPSWGSFREQEKADADFMTERADVFSDEGRFEL; translated from the coding sequence ATGCGTACGGTATCGATATTCAAAAACGGTAATAATCGGGCGATTCGCCTGCCGCGCGATCTCGATTTCGACGGCGTAAACGAACTGGAGATTATTCGCGAAGGCGACTCTCTGATCCTGCGACCAGTCAAGCCGAGCTGGGGGTCATTTCGCGAGCAAGAAAAGGCTGACGCCGATTTTATGACGGAGCGTGCAGACGTTTTCAGCGATGAAGGGCGATTTGAGCTGTGA
- a CDS encoding type II toxin-antitoxin system VapC family toxin, translated as MIKTYMLDTNICSFIMREQPEAVLMRLEQAVLRRHRIVVSAITYAEMRFGAVGKKASPRHVQLVEAFCARLDAILAWDRHAVDATTEIKRALTAIDRPIGPNDTAIAGHAIAADAMLVTHNVKEFERVPGLVFEDWSK; from the coding sequence GTGATTAAAACCTATATGCTCGATACAAATATCTGCTCTTTTATTATGCGGGAACAGCCGGAAGCCGTACTCATGCGGCTGGAGCAAGCTGTGCTGCGTCGTCATCGAATTGTTGTGTCGGCGATAACCTATGCGGAAATGCGGTTTGGCGCTGTTGGCAAGAAAGCGTCGCCTCGCCATGTACAGCTGGTTGAAGCGTTCTGCGCGCGCCTGGATGCCATTCTGGCCTGGGATCGCCATGCAGTGGACGCAACCACAGAAATCAAGCGTGCGCTGACCGCTATTGACAGGCCCATTGGCCCGAATGATACCGCCATTGCCGGGCACGCTATTGCGGCTGACGCCATGCTTGTTACCCATAACGTCAAGGAATTTGAGCGCGTGCCAGGGCTTGTTTTTGAAGACTGGAGCAAATGA